One genomic segment of Mesoaciditoga lauensis cd-1655R = DSM 25116 includes these proteins:
- a CDS encoding DUF4011 domain-containing protein, with product MDSDQELYNELYKLRQRLKEQGRLKNGRAPVVCTEDALHEITRLKPQKIGDLYAVSGLGKTFIEQYGDSFIKIISKYVPSTNGIEMNESVLNTLKELKKKLVNINRRNRLLYMPRIANKYAFDLFDTPISSDLNGVLFGNAKSIVLCDTNEQSSSQGQSGADKYRKLVQLIREVNKDAREKGQYDLYIAYPFVQGRMRGENFDVKAPLVLFPVTLERTARYIKLRLDESRDVMFNSTLILAHQKFNNINRRWPDEVVIDKMSSETFDSQVLSFYEKNGLEITDDGNELSRFIQYHANEFPKYRSGELHLVRNIILGKFPIYSSSIQRDFDKIIDENKINSLVNDLLIESEDIDYYTDSYAGEDEIRIENKPLRISEQHLTYINELNSAQEKVLVAIKKLGELVMHGPPGTGKSQTITSLIAEFISEGKTVLMVSEKKTALDVVYSRLGDLSKYALLIDDVGNKDLFYQQLEHIINTDNKPSFQNDVSPFSSLAVVSRFIDDKITQLENIANKLYTVGIFGIEPYKLYLMNHKIDIATEKYKTITSTIPASLYSILYQEVETLHNTFADDFLSEELDKYGNYLENFPWLAEIKQDLSDYEIIQFMEKLDTLVKLREEWKAKTGLIDCLPKEN from the coding sequence ATGGATTCTGATCAAGAACTATATAATGAACTTTATAAATTGCGTCAACGATTAAAAGAACAAGGGCGCTTAAAAAACGGGCGTGCTCCTGTCGTTTGTACTGAAGACGCGCTCCATGAGATTACACGCTTAAAGCCACAAAAAATTGGCGATCTCTATGCTGTCTCCGGTTTAGGAAAAACATTTATTGAACAATATGGAGATTCATTTATTAAAATCATTTCGAAATATGTTCCTTCAACGAACGGAATCGAAATGAATGAATCAGTATTAAATACTCTAAAAGAGCTTAAAAAGAAACTGGTAAACATAAACCGACGAAATCGTCTCCTATATATGCCAAGAATTGCAAATAAATATGCATTTGATCTTTTTGATACCCCAATTAGTTCTGATCTCAATGGAGTACTATTTGGAAATGCAAAAAGCATAGTGCTGTGTGATACCAATGAACAATCTTCATCTCAGGGACAAAGCGGTGCAGACAAGTACAGGAAACTTGTACAACTCATACGTGAAGTTAATAAAGATGCAAGAGAAAAAGGTCAATATGATCTTTATATTGCTTATCCATTTGTTCAAGGTCGTATGAGAGGAGAAAACTTTGACGTTAAGGCACCGTTGGTTCTTTTCCCTGTTACTCTTGAACGCACAGCCCGATACATTAAACTACGATTGGATGAATCAAGGGATGTAATGTTCAACAGTACACTTATTCTTGCTCACCAGAAATTCAATAACATTAACCGCCGTTGGCCTGATGAAGTCGTTATTGATAAAATGAGCTCGGAAACATTTGACTCACAAGTACTTTCTTTTTATGAGAAAAATGGGTTAGAAATAACAGATGATGGTAACGAGTTAAGTCGTTTCATTCAGTATCATGCAAATGAATTTCCAAAATACCGCTCTGGTGAATTACATCTTGTAAGAAATATCATATTAGGTAAATTTCCCATATATTCAAGTTCTATTCAAAGGGATTTTGATAAAATTATCGATGAAAATAAAATAAACTCACTTGTCAACGATCTTTTAATTGAGTCAGAAGATATCGATTACTATACTGACAGTTATGCTGGCGAAGACGAAATTCGTATCGAAAATAAACCCCTTAGAATTTCTGAGCAACATCTTACATATATCAATGAGTTAAACAGCGCACAGGAAAAAGTACTGGTGGCTATAAAAAAACTTGGTGAGTTGGTGATGCATGGTCCGCCAGGAACTGGAAAATCTCAAACTATTACAAGTCTTATTGCTGAATTCATCAGTGAAGGAAAAACTGTTCTAATGGTGTCCGAGAAAAAGACTGCACTTGATGTTGTTTATTCACGTCTAGGAGATTTGTCTAAATATGCGTTATTGATTGACGATGTAGGCAATAAAGATTTATTTTATCAACAGTTGGAGCATATAATAAATACAGATAACAAACCATCGTTTCAAAATGATGTGTCACCATTTTCTAGTTTGGCTGTCGTTTCTAGATTTATTGACGACAAAATCACGCAATTAGAAAACATCGCAAATAAACTTTATACTGTGGGTATTTTCGGCATTGAACCCTATAAATTATATCTGATGAATCACAAAATAGATATAGCAACTGAGAAATACAAAACAATAACCTCTACCATTCCAGCATCATTATATTCGATACTATACCAAGAAGTAGAAACACTGCATAATACTTTTGCTGATGATTTTCTTTCTGAAGAACTTGACAAATATGGCAATTATCTTGAAAATTTTCCATGGTTAGCAGAAATAAAGCAGGATCTCAGTGACTATGAAATCATTCAGTTTATGGAAAAACTCGATACATTAGTGAAACTCAGAGAGGAATGGAAGGCAAAAACTGGCTTAATAGATTGTTTACCCAAGGAAAATTAA
- a CDS encoding DUF3298 domain-containing protein yields the protein MKRLFLLLLLAISILGMAFTVPKELGPLQKSSYQVIVYHGPRFFIQYFQFTLSNKTVQKNLNDAILKIVNAQLKGLPEAMLETIKDFPPDFSKFVSYKFNSQITFFGERYISILFKDDVFLCGAHPSGSIYTLNFDMKTGKVLKLSDLFSKGTDYISQLSEMVKKDALSSVGQNFWNFKHINLNQDFVFLSNDTLLLLFQECEYTACAVGIPKFYVEINSLKGFKLKLNGLVTNIDY from the coding sequence ATGAAGAGATTATTTCTTTTACTTCTGTTGGCTATATCAATTTTAGGAATGGCTTTTACAGTTCCTAAAGAACTAGGCCCTCTTCAAAAATCTTCTTATCAAGTGATTGTTTATCATGGCCCTCGTTTTTTTATTCAATACTTTCAATTTACTTTGTCTAATAAAACCGTCCAAAAGAATTTAAACGATGCAATTTTAAAAATAGTAAACGCTCAGTTGAAAGGTCTTCCTGAGGCAATGTTGGAAACTATAAAGGATTTTCCTCCTGACTTTTCTAAGTTTGTAAGCTATAAATTTAATTCTCAAATCACTTTCTTTGGTGAAAGATATATAAGCATTCTTTTCAAGGACGATGTGTTTTTGTGTGGGGCGCATCCTTCTGGATCAATTTACACTTTGAATTTTGATATGAAGACGGGCAAGGTTTTAAAGCTTTCCGATTTGTTTTCAAAGGGTACGGATTATATCTCTCAACTGAGCGAAATGGTTAAAAAAGATGCCCTTTCTTCTGTAGGGCAAAACTTTTGGAATTTCAAACATATAAATCTGAATCAAGATTTCGTTTTTCTAAGTAATGACACCCTTCTTTTGCTTTTTCAAGAGTGCGAATACACGGCCTGTGCCGTTGGAATTCCGAAATTTTATGTTGAAATAAATAGCTTAAAAGGGTTCAAACTAAAACTAAACGGATTGGTGACAAACATAGATTATTGA
- the nfi gene encoding deoxyribonuclease V (cleaves DNA at apurinic or apyrimidinic sites): protein MNVEEMIELQKKLSSKVVLKKLDTPPILIGGFDLSFLSKEEALAVGVVLDYKTLEVVELKWTTEKVDIPYIPGLLSFREGPAIIKVYSMLENDPDLLFFDGQGIAHPRRLGLAAHMALLLKKPAIGVAKSHLYGKYELPGKKRGEYTYLYDGKEKIGVVITTKDNVKPLFVSPGSYVNLSDCVEYTLKTFKGYRLPEPTRIADMYTKKLKKEVEKF, encoded by the coding sequence ATGAATGTTGAAGAAATGATAGAGCTTCAAAAGAAGCTCTCATCAAAAGTTGTTTTGAAAAAACTTGATACCCCCCCTATATTGATAGGGGGATTCGATCTCTCTTTCTTGTCGAAAGAGGAAGCTTTGGCAGTGGGAGTGGTCTTGGATTATAAAACGTTGGAAGTTGTTGAATTGAAATGGACAACAGAGAAAGTAGACATTCCATACATACCAGGGCTTTTGAGTTTTAGAGAAGGGCCAGCTATTATAAAAGTCTATTCGATGTTGGAAAACGACCCTGACCTTTTGTTTTTCGATGGACAGGGAATAGCACATCCGCGAAGGTTAGGTTTGGCCGCCCACATGGCTTTGTTGTTGAAAAAACCGGCAATAGGAGTTGCAAAATCACATCTTTATGGGAAATACGAATTGCCGGGAAAAAAGAGAGGGGAATACACCTACTTATACGATGGAAAAGAAAAAATAGGAGTGGTCATAACGACAAAAGACAACGTTAAGCCCCTTTTCGTATCTCCTGGCAGTTACGTGAATCTTTCAGATTGTGTGGAATATACCCTAAAAACTTTTAAAGGATACAGGTTGCCAGAGCCGACAAGAATAGCGGATATGTACACCAAAAAGTTGAAAAAAGAGGTGGAAAAGTTTTGA
- the lepA gene encoding translation elongation factor 4: MYDKSLIRNISIIAHIDHGKSTLADRILELTNSVEARKMHAQYLDTMEIEQERGITIKAQPVKILYHAKDGKTYEINIIDTPGHVDFSYEVSRSLAACEGAILLVDATQGVEAQTVANAYLAIENDLEIIPAINKIDMPNANVEETQRELYDTLGIKAEETLLVSAKTGQGVPELMEEIVKRIPAPSGTVDDKLRALIFDANYDSYKGVVAHVRIFEGKVSNKDVIQMMSTKATHEVVELGIFSPYMTPTDSLSAGEVGYIAASMREANEARVGDTITLAKDPANEPLPGYKEAKPVVYAGIYPTDPKDYEELRKGLERFKLNDAAFTFEPDNSSALGFGFRCGFLGLLHMEIVVERLEREYNLDVIATAPNVVYEVEMNNGEVIKVTDPAKMPKEGTYTSIKEPYVDLSIMTPVDTMGAIMNFIQNEKRGEFISTENAGKSRVKLNFKMPMAEMIFDFFDKIKAISHGYASMDYDFSEYRVSKLVKIGILVNKEPVEALSTVVHEDKAYKVAKALVESIAEKMPRQQFEIPIQATSHGRIIARATVKAYRKDVLAKCYGGDVTRKMKLLKKQKEGKKKMRMLGNVSISKDVFLSILSLGKEDKN; the protein is encoded by the coding sequence ATGTACGATAAGTCTCTTATAAGGAACATTTCAATAATAGCTCATATAGATCACGGAAAATCTACACTTGCGGATAGAATATTGGAGCTCACCAACAGCGTGGAAGCCCGAAAGATGCACGCTCAATATCTGGACACGATGGAGATAGAGCAAGAACGTGGAATAACGATAAAAGCTCAACCTGTCAAGATTTTATATCACGCTAAAGACGGAAAAACTTATGAGATCAACATAATAGACACACCAGGGCACGTTGACTTTTCTTATGAAGTTTCCAGAAGCCTGGCAGCTTGCGAGGGTGCTATTTTGTTGGTGGACGCCACACAGGGTGTGGAAGCTCAAACTGTGGCAAATGCCTACCTTGCCATAGAAAACGATCTGGAGATAATTCCGGCGATAAATAAAATAGATATGCCGAATGCGAACGTGGAAGAAACCCAACGCGAGCTGTACGATACGCTTGGAATAAAAGCGGAAGAGACCTTGTTGGTAAGCGCCAAAACAGGCCAAGGAGTCCCTGAGCTCATGGAAGAGATCGTAAAAAGGATTCCAGCTCCATCTGGCACAGTTGATGACAAATTGCGTGCTCTCATATTCGATGCAAATTACGATTCTTACAAGGGTGTTGTGGCCCATGTGAGAATTTTCGAGGGAAAAGTTTCAAACAAAGACGTCATTCAAATGATGTCCACTAAAGCCACCCACGAGGTTGTGGAGTTGGGCATTTTCTCTCCTTACATGACACCCACAGACAGTTTGTCGGCGGGAGAGGTTGGATACATAGCGGCTTCCATGAGAGAGGCGAATGAAGCGCGTGTTGGAGACACCATAACACTTGCTAAAGATCCAGCTAATGAGCCCTTACCCGGTTACAAAGAGGCAAAACCCGTTGTTTACGCTGGAATTTATCCAACGGATCCAAAGGACTACGAAGAATTGAGAAAGGGATTGGAAAGGTTCAAACTCAACGATGCTGCTTTTACCTTTGAACCTGATAATTCATCGGCGTTGGGATTCGGATTCAGATGCGGATTCCTTGGACTTCTTCATATGGAAATAGTGGTAGAAAGACTTGAACGTGAATACAATCTCGATGTAATAGCCACAGCTCCAAACGTCGTCTATGAGGTGGAAATGAACAATGGTGAAGTGATTAAAGTTACAGATCCAGCCAAGATGCCTAAAGAAGGTACGTATACCTCCATAAAAGAGCCTTACGTGGATTTGAGCATCATGACGCCCGTGGACACGATGGGAGCCATAATGAACTTCATCCAGAATGAAAAAAGGGGAGAATTCATTTCGACTGAAAATGCTGGCAAAAGCAGAGTAAAATTGAATTTTAAGATGCCGATGGCGGAGATGATATTCGACTTTTTTGATAAGATAAAGGCCATAAGTCATGGATACGCTTCGATGGATTACGACTTTTCAGAGTACAGAGTTTCAAAGCTTGTAAAAATCGGAATACTTGTCAACAAAGAACCTGTTGAAGCGTTAAGTACGGTGGTTCATGAAGATAAAGCGTATAAAGTTGCAAAAGCATTGGTGGAAAGCATTGCAGAAAAGATGCCCCGCCAGCAATTTGAAATTCCAATTCAGGCCACATCACATGGTAGAATAATTGCGCGTGCCACCGTTAAGGCGTATCGTAAAGATGTGCTGGCAAAATGCTACGGTGGAGATGTAACTAGAAAGATGAAGCTCCTAAAAAAGCAGAAAGAGGGTAAGAAAAAGATGAGGATGCTTGGAAATGTCAGCATTTCGAAGGACGTATTTTTATCCATTTTAAGCCTGGGAAAGGAGGACAAAAATTGA
- the smc gene encoding chromosome segregation protein SMC: protein MRLVRLEIEGFKSFGTYAQFRIPKGITCIVGPNGSGKSNVVDAVRWIFGERANSKLRMSTASDVLYAGSPNVKKAERAWVKAIFLDENNKEISVERIFTADGKNSYFLNGSSVRLKDIANLFMGTGTGRDLYSIVGQGEISNLVNSSPEQIKALVEEAANVAVYKVRKAETLSKLMEVEENLQRLQDIINEVERNMRSLNLKSKRAKKYQEYESELNKRKRAYFGHFYFLNSNKLKEVEEKSKELSSDIEKSQKELFDLEIQTSELKELSSGVEEEIKRFESELEKYRQREKTLANLKELYSSKLSNDRTNFVELGTKKDSMRSEIDRSYERLEELKRLISSLDEEYEKMHKELESLESIYNEKTEEISRSEKKRTEMESEISKLTKQRNSLEVARSKASENIKDLKQRLEVLRSQLAEKNEKATELQKKLDEISQHENTVASKLENKNKKLSEIELKRQRIESSMAKLREQREKLNSEKMELSTKRDVLKRSVEEYAGYSKAVRAVMNAKIDGVIDVVANLLDVPRDIEVAISILLGGRAQNIVVKNSDVAQKCVEFLKRTRSGRATFIPMDMIDLREPVMNTSIISAPGMIGYAAKLVKSVVGYEGLVNFLFSHDLIVRTLQDAVDLKRKRSVHSRIVSLDGQLVASSGTITGGSIERSDFVSYRRMLKEIEGRILTISQELKEIDAKIADLQVSREIAFKEKNDIEKTLLQDNLALNNSRNTKESILAQLASLQREVENLEKFERDYLKRIEKDEKILEDSEIQIKEIDSEISSLEGELKGDTTDTLKRRQEIESLQEKMIDIKMNMNSLNERAQGYRKEAARLSKRVDEIETDIAEINSKIEEISKDMKQSEERLNNVEKDLSSVRKDMEELFSRSKDSKGNRDQTLQKLEQLERRVNEKKENIEKAREELHALELEKVSLGNAVQNALDEFLKAGGDTEESRPLKEEELNQIAEEIESYERKMKFLGPVDLSAIDEYSKVEARHKELLEQKVDLEKSKLSLEDIIKRTDEEARNLLRETLEVINKNFGKMISILFSQGSGYLSFVNEEDVLTSPVEINVKLVGKRTQKLYMLSGGERSLVGLALIFSLLMINPSAFYILDEVDAALDDFSTQRFVNLLVEYSKNSNFIVMTHNKIVMEKADTLYGITMVNGTSTVIPVELSEFSETNVG from the coding sequence ATGCGACTTGTAAGATTGGAAATAGAAGGATTCAAATCTTTTGGAACTTACGCTCAATTCAGAATACCAAAAGGAATCACATGTATCGTTGGACCAAACGGCTCCGGTAAATCAAACGTTGTTGATGCGGTACGATGGATATTTGGAGAAAGGGCAAACAGCAAATTAAGGATGTCTACCGCTTCGGATGTCCTCTATGCGGGATCACCAAACGTGAAAAAAGCCGAACGCGCTTGGGTAAAAGCGATTTTTTTAGACGAAAATAACAAAGAGATAAGCGTTGAAAGAATCTTTACCGCCGATGGAAAGAACTCTTATTTTCTCAACGGTTCGTCGGTAAGGTTAAAAGACATAGCAAACCTTTTTATGGGTACTGGAACTGGAAGAGATCTCTACTCCATTGTTGGTCAGGGAGAAATATCCAACCTTGTCAATTCCTCTCCAGAACAGATAAAAGCCCTGGTTGAAGAAGCGGCCAACGTTGCCGTTTACAAGGTAAGAAAGGCTGAGACACTTTCAAAGCTGATGGAAGTTGAAGAAAACCTTCAAAGGCTTCAAGATATCATCAACGAAGTGGAAAGGAACATGCGTTCCCTCAATCTTAAATCCAAAAGAGCCAAAAAATATCAAGAGTACGAAAGCGAGCTTAACAAAAGAAAAAGGGCTTACTTCGGCCATTTTTACTTCTTGAATTCCAACAAATTGAAAGAAGTGGAAGAAAAATCAAAGGAGCTTTCATCTGATATAGAAAAATCGCAAAAAGAGCTCTTCGATTTGGAAATCCAAACTTCTGAATTGAAGGAACTCTCATCTGGCGTGGAAGAAGAGATAAAAAGGTTTGAAAGCGAACTTGAAAAGTACAGACAGAGAGAAAAAACGCTTGCAAACCTTAAAGAACTGTACTCTTCCAAACTTTCTAACGATAGGACCAACTTCGTGGAACTTGGAACAAAAAAGGATTCCATGCGATCGGAAATAGATCGAAGCTACGAAAGGCTGGAAGAGCTAAAAAGATTGATATCCAGCTTAGACGAAGAATACGAAAAGATGCACAAGGAACTTGAATCGCTAGAAAGTATTTACAACGAAAAGACCGAGGAGATATCCCGTAGCGAAAAGAAACGAACTGAAATGGAATCTGAGATTTCCAAACTAACGAAGCAAAGAAATTCCCTGGAAGTTGCAAGATCCAAAGCCAGCGAAAATATAAAGGATTTAAAACAACGCTTGGAAGTCTTGAGGTCCCAGCTTGCCGAAAAAAACGAAAAGGCCACCGAGCTTCAGAAGAAACTTGATGAGATATCTCAACATGAAAACACCGTCGCAAGCAAACTCGAAAACAAGAACAAAAAATTATCGGAAATTGAATTAAAGAGACAGAGAATAGAGAGTTCCATGGCGAAATTGCGCGAACAACGCGAAAAACTCAATTCAGAAAAGATGGAGTTGAGTACAAAAAGAGATGTGTTGAAAAGAAGTGTGGAGGAATACGCAGGGTATTCCAAAGCTGTAAGAGCCGTTATGAACGCGAAAATAGATGGCGTTATCGACGTTGTGGCCAACCTTTTGGATGTACCACGTGACATAGAAGTGGCCATTTCTATTTTGTTAGGTGGCCGAGCCCAAAACATCGTTGTGAAAAATTCCGACGTGGCTCAAAAATGCGTTGAATTTTTAAAGAGGACAAGATCGGGAAGGGCCACGTTCATCCCAATGGATATGATCGATTTAAGGGAGCCTGTGATGAACACGTCGATAATTTCCGCGCCTGGAATGATCGGGTACGCTGCCAAACTCGTAAAATCCGTGGTGGGTTACGAAGGACTCGTTAATTTTCTCTTTTCTCATGATTTGATAGTCAGAACGCTTCAAGATGCTGTGGATCTCAAGAGAAAAAGATCCGTTCATTCCAGAATAGTGAGTTTAGATGGGCAGTTGGTCGCCTCTTCTGGGACGATAACTGGCGGAAGCATCGAACGTTCCGATTTCGTTTCCTATAGGCGTATGTTGAAAGAGATAGAAGGCCGGATTTTGACGATCTCACAAGAATTGAAAGAAATTGATGCAAAGATTGCAGATCTTCAAGTGAGTAGGGAAATAGCGTTTAAAGAGAAAAACGATATAGAAAAAACCCTGCTTCAAGACAATTTAGCACTTAACAATTCGAGAAACACAAAGGAGTCGATTTTAGCCCAACTGGCATCGTTGCAACGGGAAGTTGAAAACCTTGAAAAATTCGAACGGGATTATCTGAAAAGAATTGAAAAAGATGAAAAAATCCTTGAAGATTCAGAAATCCAGATAAAAGAAATAGATTCAGAAATTTCAAGCTTGGAAGGTGAATTGAAAGGCGACACCACTGATACTTTGAAAAGGCGCCAGGAGATAGAGAGCCTTCAAGAGAAAATGATAGATATAAAGATGAACATGAACTCATTGAACGAACGTGCGCAAGGTTACAGAAAAGAAGCAGCAAGGTTATCCAAGCGCGTTGATGAAATAGAAACGGATATCGCCGAGATAAATTCCAAAATAGAGGAAATATCAAAAGATATGAAGCAGTCGGAAGAAAGATTGAACAACGTGGAAAAAGATCTTTCTTCAGTTAGAAAAGACATGGAAGAGCTATTCAGCAGGTCTAAAGATTCAAAGGGAAATCGCGATCAGACACTTCAAAAATTGGAACAACTTGAGAGAAGAGTCAATGAGAAGAAAGAAAATATAGAAAAGGCACGTGAAGAGCTCCACGCTTTGGAGCTTGAAAAAGTTTCACTGGGAAATGCCGTTCAAAACGCACTGGATGAGTTTTTAAAAGCGGGAGGAGACACCGAAGAAAGTCGTCCGTTAAAAGAAGAAGAACTCAACCAAATAGCTGAAGAAATCGAAAGCTACGAAAGAAAGATGAAATTTTTAGGCCCCGTCGATCTTTCCGCAATAGATGAATATTCAAAGGTTGAAGCAAGGCATAAAGAACTGTTGGAGCAAAAAGTGGATTTGGAAAAGTCGAAGCTTTCCCTTGAGGATATCATCAAGAGAACGGATGAAGAGGCAAGAAATCTTCTTAGAGAAACGCTTGAAGTGATAAATAAGAATTTTGGAAAGATGATTTCCATACTCTTCTCTCAGGGAAGTGGGTATCTCTCTTTCGTAAACGAAGAAGATGTGCTGACTTCGCCCGTTGAAATAAACGTCAAGTTGGTAGGAAAGAGAACACAAAAGCTTTACATGCTTTCGGGAGGAGAGCGGTCTCTGGTGGGTCTTGCCTTGATCTTCTCGTTGTTGATGATAAATCCAAGCGCTTTTTACATTTTAGATGAAGTTGATGCCGCCTTGGATGACTTCAGCACACAACGTTTCGTCAATTTACTTGTGGAATATTCAAAAAATTCCAATTTCATAGTGATGACCCATAACAAGATAGTGATGGAAAAAGCCGATACCCTCTATGGAATTACAATGGTTAACGGCACCTCTACTGTGATTCCTGTGGAACTTTCGGAATTTTCAGAAACGAATGTGGGGTAA
- a CDS encoding elongator complex protein 3, which translates to MKIIPIFFPNAGCKHRCVFCNEWMATMRTFPTSICEEVRKAYEFYHGNEDSELALYGGTFTGIKDWKGLLKEAESCALEVGIKKIRISTRPDEIEDVDFLVNHHVTFVELGAQSMCQEVLDSSKRAHSVNDVKKAVESLKKANVKVSVHLMTGLPNDTKAKSVFSALEVAKLKVDGVRIHPTLVLKKTELEELYLQGKYTPQSLEDALDWVSDMIAIFLNANVTIERLGMYQDAQTLSNVVVGPYHPAFGELSRASLYRKFLLSTSADKVHAPKKLRSQIVGRNKDLGVEFEENDRIWVESENGRTFFDEWLREYVLKIKEMAGCDL; encoded by the coding sequence TTGAAAATAATTCCCATATTCTTTCCAAATGCTGGTTGCAAACATAGATGCGTTTTTTGCAACGAATGGATGGCAACCATGCGAACCTTCCCGACTTCAATATGCGAAGAGGTAAGGAAAGCTTATGAATTTTATCATGGAAACGAGGATTCTGAACTTGCGCTGTATGGTGGCACCTTTACGGGCATAAAAGATTGGAAAGGCCTCTTAAAAGAAGCGGAATCATGTGCCTTAGAAGTTGGCATAAAGAAGATCAGGATCTCCACAAGGCCTGATGAAATAGAAGACGTTGATTTTCTGGTGAACCATCATGTTACGTTCGTTGAGCTGGGAGCTCAGTCCATGTGTCAAGAAGTGTTAGACAGTTCAAAGCGTGCTCACAGCGTTAACGATGTGAAAAAGGCAGTTGAATCTTTGAAAAAGGCAAACGTAAAAGTTTCTGTCCATTTGATGACCGGTTTACCCAATGATACAAAAGCAAAATCTGTGTTTTCGGCTTTGGAAGTGGCAAAATTGAAAGTGGATGGAGTCAGAATACACCCAACGTTGGTGTTGAAAAAAACCGAACTCGAAGAATTGTACCTCCAGGGGAAATACACCCCTCAATCGTTAGAAGATGCTCTTGATTGGGTGTCCGATATGATAGCGATTTTTTTGAATGCCAACGTGACTATTGAGAGGCTTGGAATGTATCAAGATGCACAAACTCTTTCAAACGTTGTGGTAGGGCCTTATCACCCTGCTTTTGGGGAATTGTCACGAGCAAGCTTATACAGAAAATTTTTGCTCTCAACTTCGGCTGATAAAGTTCATGCTCCCAAAAAGCTTAGATCTCAAATTGTTGGGAGAAACAAGGATTTGGGAGTTGAATTTGAAGAAAATGATAGAATATGGGTCGAGTCGGAAAACGGACGTACGTTTTTTGATGAATGGTTACGCGAATACGTTTTGAAAATCAAGGAGATGGCTGGATGCGACTTGTAA
- the rnc gene encoding ribonuclease III, whose translation MKEIVHKLLKVLGIDEAPPFPHYFVWALTHSSYANENGVPSYERLEFLGDTIVGFVIAHQTFEKFPNMAEGEMAKVKAVVGSEPVLSDISKEIGLSDLVFIGRSLRSSEDSLESIFADVFESTMAATFLNFGFEKTYVIVKELLEEKIEDATQKKIFFDYKTMLQEYTQEEYGVLPEYELVEEKGPAHKKVYIFSVAVNGEIYGKGSGKSKKSAEQMAAKNALKRMRKI comes from the coding sequence ATGAAAGAAATCGTTCACAAACTTTTGAAAGTATTAGGCATAGATGAAGCTCCACCATTTCCACATTACTTTGTATGGGCGTTAACCCATAGTTCTTACGCCAATGAAAATGGTGTACCCTCTTACGAAAGACTTGAATTTTTGGGTGATACCATTGTGGGGTTCGTGATAGCCCACCAGACTTTTGAAAAATTTCCGAACATGGCAGAAGGAGAAATGGCAAAGGTAAAAGCCGTGGTGGGAAGTGAGCCAGTTTTATCCGATATAAGTAAAGAAATTGGTTTATCCGATTTGGTTTTCATAGGGAGAAGCTTGCGTTCATCGGAAGACAGCCTTGAGTCGATATTTGCCGATGTTTTTGAATCAACGATGGCTGCCACTTTTCTAAACTTTGGATTTGAAAAAACTTATGTCATCGTAAAAGAACTTCTTGAAGAAAAAATAGAAGATGCCACGCAAAAAAAGATTTTTTTCGATTATAAAACCATGCTTCAAGAGTACACACAAGAGGAATACGGTGTTCTGCCAGAATACGAACTTGTGGAAGAAAAAGGACCTGCCCATAAGAAGGTTTACATTTTCAGCGTAGCCGTAAACGGCGAAATTTACGGCAAAGGAAGCGGAAAATCCAAAAAATCCGCAGAGCAGATGGCGGCGAAAAATGCATTGAAAAGGATGAGAAAGATTTGA